The proteins below come from a single Zea mays cultivar B73 chromosome 8, Zm-B73-REFERENCE-NAM-5.0, whole genome shotgun sequence genomic window:
- the LOC103636219 gene encoding uncharacterized protein yields MAGVNANAIYANMQSRKPCLHRRVTSHKPSASNPSSKATGQGQSTTMPAGSGPTDNAQAKRRGRPILPLPCIARTDSTPSNQKAIQLLPSAKSLLLLPSPCSVPLGSRRQRQPAPSRVRESPNLSIFQSTAAATKGSPPSPPRWRLAGIWCRARFGFGWIRIRPEDTGPCRAAGAEMHKSKGKFSGVLHKGFKPDKCKTSLRMAVARIKLLRNRKEVQVRQMRREVAQLLEANQDMTARIRVEHVIREEKFMQAYDLIEVYCELIVARLSIIDSQKTCPIDLKEAVASVIFASMRCSDVTELADVRKHFKSKYGKEFEAAALEVRPDSGVNRLIIEKLSAGAPDVQTKIKTLSSIAEEHNIKWEPKAFEEKLQQPTEGHLYGSATYSGGNTSTMGSSTSSISTPQPTYSGVSAAPVDSATIHVPANKTAYGSANSNTFSKESIHNSSSASVPPISQHGPSAYSSAQVPGSNNISHGNPGGPPYPQYSATVPDAVSRNEDSNQNRERKPLVTGANWNVEFKDATSAAQAAAESAEMASIAARAAAELASRGNYSGDKGTGAYDSAAYSSKNTVRKQRAEHVVKDESFHDQSSGVNDPSEMPSNSRNFFGGTETSHVDSENISTAPYQQFHAYNPDSHPYVYEMPTEPPRAHSPDPRFDDLYERESDIGRSEVDPFDFPRENFQDTASVGHNFKDVEIRTPSYDQESTDDYYGNFNSSHDTLAHGSSTTAWDKQNDKAQDNSSPVVFDQYDSDVEQENLLDTFSSKHTEQLPAPGDHMRFSTADWSEQHTSESPSKQRTSALFSRTETQLSDNLGTNKSDIPSPHSYHNMRPAFDSDGGSSDEEIATTTHAVPLRSHSGGSASSVLNKGGGPDASPIFDYSGAHAVRNLNRVQSRDSDLSEEETDLDKFKGSSFARANEQQLLPSAIRTSATSDDKEDDISLNFGKLTPGLRNKPRQPPPYTKVSRESILPKQSLPKVSAGTEESVDSEENTTFKQDRSSPQSSFSARTSSGKDYDSGLYERNRSVGTHWEAKSTIARNSSGLDDAEKLSDLPTNISLPTTKSSERWNSSKVPYHEKPGIGTRREVRSTLARNYFDSDDSEEELEQQQIPQSKQSGVLIQSRRTREVTSDTKRDGRFQTGAQYGDETESVTSKTQVHQGFNSSSTERSERRDPSVYPRVAVQRSSSKAEQIESPMERGKPQGAEMRSTLFRGNEEDTETSSGTPKESTPKTPPAHVHPKLPTDYDSFAAHFRSLRTNRP; encoded by the exons ATGGCCGGCGTCAACGCAAACGCAATTTACGCAAATATGCAATCACGCAAGCCGTGTTTGCACCGAAGGGTCACGTCCCACAAGCCGAGCGCCTCGAACCCGTCGTCGAAGGCCACCGGTCAAGGTCAATCCACCACCATGCCAGCGGGCAGCGGCCCAACCGACAACGCGCAAGCGAAGCGGCGAGGAAGGCCGATCCTCCCGCTGCCCTGCATCGCCCGCACGGATTCCACCCCTTCCAACCAAAAAGCGATACAATTGCTTCCTTCGGCAAAAAGTCTCCTCCTGCTTCCTTCCCCCTGTTCTGTTCCCCTTGGCAGCAGGCGGCAGCGGCAGCCTGCGCCCTCCCGCGTGCGTGAGAGCCCGAATCTTTCCATATTCCAATCCACCGCCGCAGCGACAAAAGGGAGTCCCCCCTCCCCGCCTAGGTGGAGGTTGGCAGGTATTTGGTGTCGCGCCCGGTTTGGATTTGGCTGGATTCGAATCAGGCCGGAAGACACAGGTCCGTGCCGCGCGGCGGGGGCGGAGATGCACAAGAGCAAGGGGAAATTCTCCGGCGTCCTGCACAAGGGCTTCAAGCCTGACAAGTG CAAGACGTCGCTGCGGATGGCGGTGGCCCGGATCAAGCTGCTGCGGAATCGCAAGGAGGTGCAGGTACGCCAGATGCGTCGCGAGGTCGCGCAGCTGCTCGAGGCCAACCAGGACATGACCGCGCGCATCAGG GTTGAACATGTCATAAGGGAAGAAAAGTTCATGCAAGCATATGACTTGATTGAAGTATACTGTGAACTTATAGTAGCACGTCTGTCCATTATTGACTCACAGAA GACTTGCCCGATTGATCTGAAGGAGGCAGTAGCCAGTGTTATATTTGCATCAATGCGGTGTTCAGATGTCACAGAACTAGCAGATGTTCGGAAGCATTTCAAAAGCAAGTACGGAAAAGAGTTTGAAGCAGCAGCCCTTGAAGTGCGACCTGACAGTGGTGTAAATCGTCTG ATAATTGAGAAGCTGTCAGCAGGAGCACCTGATGTGCAGACTAAAATCAAAACATTGAGCTCGATAGCAGAGGAGCACAACATCAAATGGGAGCCAAAAGCGTTTGAGGAGAAACTGCAACAACCAACTGAAGGTCATCTG TATGGTTCTGCAACATATTCtggaggaaatacttcaactatgGGATCATCTACTTCTAGCATATCAACACCACAGCCTACATATTCAGGTGTTAGTGCGGCACCTGTGGACTCAGCCACTATCCATGTGCCAGCAAATAAAACTGCATATGGCAGTGCCAATTCTAATACTTTTTCGAAAGAAAGCATTCATAATAGTTCCAGTGCATCAGTACCTCCTATCTCCCAACATGGGCCGTCTGCTTACTCTTCAGCACAGGTTCCTGGTTCTAACAATATCTCACATGGAAATCCAGGAGGTCCACCTTACCCTCAATACAGCGCAACAGTCCCAG ACGCAGTATCCAGGAATGAAGATAGCAATCAGAATAGGGAAAGAAAACCTTTGGTGACTGGTGCCAATTGGAATGTGGAATTCAAGGATGCAACATCTGCTGCTCAGGCAGCAGCAGAGTCTGCAGAGATGGCTAGCATTGCTGCTAGAGCTGCTGCTGAACTTGCTAGTCGTGGAAACTATTCTGGAGATAAAGGCACTGGAGCCTATGATTCAGCCGCATACAGTAGCAAAAACACAGTGAGGAAGCAACGGGCGGAACATGTAGTGAAGGATGAGAGTTTCCATGACCAGAGTTCAGGTGTTAATGATCCAAGCGAGATGCCAAGTAACTCAAGAAATTTTTTTGGAGGAACAGAAACATCCCATGTTGATAGTGAGAATATATCGACAGCCCCATATCAACAGTTCCATGCCTACAATCCAGACAGCCATCCATATGTTTATGAAATGCCAACTGAACCACCTCGTGCTCATTCACCTGACCCACGTTTTGATGATTTATATGAGAGGGAAAGTGACATTGGAAGATCTGAAGTTGATCCGTTTGATTTTCCTAGAGAAAACTTCCAAGATACTGCATCTGTTGGGCACAATTTCAAGGATGTGGAAATCAGGACACCTAGCTACGATCAAGAAAGCACAGATGACTACTATGGTAATTTTAATTCTTCACATGATACATTGGCCCATGGCAGCAGCACCACTGCTTGGGATAAGCAAAACGACAAAGCTCAAGACAACTCTTCACCTGTTGTTTTTGATCAATATGATTCTGATGTTGAACAAGAGAATTTGTTGGACACATTCTCCTCAAAGCATACTGAACAACTACCTGCTCCCGGAGATCATATGAGATTCTCAACTGCAGATTGGAGTGAACAGCATACCAGTGAATCTCCATCCAAGCAGAGAACGTCAGCCCTATTTTCCAGAACAGAAACACAACTATCTGATAATTTAGGAACAAACAAAAGTGATATTCCTTCACCTCATTCTTATCATAACATGCGTCCTGCTTTTGATTCAGATGGTGGTAGCTCTGATGAGGAAATAGCCACAACCACGCATGCAGTGCCTTTAAGGTCACATTCAGGAGGATCTGCTTCGTCTGTCCTGAACAAAGGTGGTGGACCTGATGCTTCACCCATATTTGATTATTCAGGAGCACATGCAGTGAGGAACTTGAACCGTGTGCAAAGCAGAGATTCTGATCTTTCGGAAGAAGAGACAGATTTAGATAAATTTAAAGGTTCATCCTTCGCCAGAGCAAATGAGCAGCAGCTGTTGCCTTCTGCCATACGTACTTCAGCAACTTCTGATGATAAGGAAGATGACATCAGCCTGAACTTTGGTAAGTTAACGCCTGGACTAAGAAACAAACCCAGGCAACCCCCACCATACACCAAAGTTTCCAGGGAGAGCATTCTGCCTAAGCAGTCCTTGCCTAAGGTTTCTGCTGGCACTGAAGAGTCAGTCGATTCTGAAGAGAATACTACATTCAAACAGGATAGAAGTAGTCCCCAAAGCTCATTTTCAGCCAGGACTTCTTCAGGTAAAGACTACGACAGTGGACTTTATGAAAGGAACCGAAGTGTTGGAACACACTGGGAAGCAAAATCAACCATAGCAAGAAATTCCTCTGGTTTAGATGATGCTGAGAAGTTATCTGATCTACCTACTAATATAAGTCTTCCAACAACTAAGAGTTCTGAACGCTGGAATTCGAGTAAAGTGCCTTATCATGAAAAACCAGGTATTGGAACACGCCGAGAAGTGAGATCAACACTGGCTAGAAATTATTTTGATtcagatgacagtgaagaagaacTAGAGCAACAGCAGATTCCTCAGTCGAAGCAATCTGGAGTGCTGATACAGTCACGCAGGACACGGGAGGTGACATCAGACACAAAGAGAGATGGTCGTTTCCAAACCGGAGCTCAGTATGGTGATGAAACTGAGAGTGTGACAAGTAAGACACAAGTCCATCAAGGATTCAACAGCTCAAGTACTGAACGGAGTGAAAGGAGGGATCCAAGTGTGTACCCCAGGGTTGCAGTACAGCGCTCTTCGTCTAAAGCTGAGCAGATTGAATCTCCGATGGAGAGAGGGAAGCCACAAGGAGCTGAAATGAGAAGCACCTTATTTCGAGGAAATGAAGAGGACACAGAAACCTCATCTGGAACTCCAAAAGAAAGCACCCCCAAAACACCCCCTGCACATGTTCATCCCAAGCTTCCAACAGACTATGATTCTTTCGCCGCACATTTTAGGTCTCTTCGAACAAACCGGCCTTAG